In Oryza sativa Japonica Group chromosome 1, ASM3414082v1, the genomic stretch aaccgacttcaaatttaaggttgaagatttaaattttgacttataagCCTAAGTGAAAAGATGAGACCGGAACAACGACACCGCTCGCTCGCTAGGAAAAAAAGAGTTAATTGGATCGATGCCACTACAAATATACCATTTTAGATAAATTCTACTACTATTCATGATATCGGCTACGTACCACTATAATTTGGGAAAACTAAAACCGCGCCACTCCGTCGTATTTTCCATAAAAAAGATTCTCCGTTAACCTCAACTGTGcgtggggaagaaagaagatGGATGATGGATGAAGATGGAACTGACATGTAGGTCGAACTCGAACGTCTCGAGGGTTTTGACGGAAAACGCAACAGGGTGGTATGTTTCTAATTTCCCTAGATTCAAGTGACACGTTGCTGATATCGTGAATAGCAGTGGCATATATCTAAATGATATATTTATAGTGACATGGATTCAATTAAAAACAAGAGCGATTTACggttcttgaggaggtaccattttttctattgtaaatttgataCTTTTTAATATCTACACTAAATTTTTAGTACTTATCATACCTTGAGACCTTGAGGAGTACTATGGaattgcttaaaaaaaaaactgagaggagaggggaaaaaCCGTGGCGACCAAGCACGGCGTGGTCTTGACACTTGAGTCTTGACGTCTTCCTCTAGCTTCCTCCTCGTCTCTCCCACTCTTGCTTGCTCGCCTTGCCTACCCACGCGGCcacacgcacgcgcgcgcgcgctagcTTCCTCCAAGAGACCAACACCCTGCATATATATACGACCATGGCATAGGCCCCAGAGAAACATTTTTGAACCGGGCCATTTTTGAGTCGTCGGAGTCGATGTCGGTGGGGAAGAAGGAGATGGCGCCGTCGAaggaggacggcgcggcggcgaaggggggaGCGCGGTCGTACGCGCGGTGCTTCTCCGGGCTGGAGTTCAGCGTGGGGCCGGGGTCGCTGAGGGACGCCGACGCCGGTAAGCTCAAGAGCCAGATCAAGAAGTGGGCGAAGGCCGTCGTTGCGTACGCGCGCCAGATCAGCTTCGGCTCGCCGAGGGCGGCGGCcaggtcctcctcctcccgtcggGCCATGTCGTCGACCCGTGGCCGCGACGGCCacgccgaaggcggcggcggcggcggcgccgccaccgcgaggTCGGCCACCTTCCCGTCCAAGTCCGATCTCGGCGAAGCCAACAACGACGAGATCGTGCCTGCAACTTAAGCTTGTTGTCCTCACGCAGGCACGCAGCTCACCTCTCTCGGTCGGGTTCTTGTAAATTCTGATGATCTtctattcttcttcttcttcttcttcttcttcttcttctttctttctttctttctttctttcgtcttcttctttctttctttctttttcttctttgacCTTTTACCGTGGCGCCACAATTCAATTTGttcttttttgaataaaattcaTTCATTCTTTCATGCCTGGACTATGTCGTGTTTCGCTTTCTTTCTATCTTCTGTCCAAAAGTTAATGTATGGTTTATTTTGAGCTTTTGCAGAGTGGGGAGTTATCAATATATACCAATCTAATAGGTGTACTACCAAAATATTTCCCTGTTAAACATATTTACATGAAACAAAATCCAAACAAATTGAATTTGAAAACTCAAATGAAGGGACATACATTCAAAAGTGAAACATATCCTCGAGAATTAAGGCAATTCCGTGAGTTCATTAAAGCCACAATTGTCATAACATAAGAACTTCTTTTAATTACTGCAAGAGTTAAACTTACTTGTGTGAAAATCAAATAATCGTTTCAGTAATGAAAGGGGAGAGCTCCGCTCTCTTTctcacaggaaaaaaaaaacttatgcgCCATGATCTTTTTCAGTAATGAAATGGGATTTCTCTGCTctgtttcttttaaaaagaaCTTCTGTGAAAATCGATCTTTCGAAAATTTATGTGAAAAATCCTACAAACATCGCCTATGACAATAATCTGTGTACCACAGTGAAAAATGTTATACTACTTCTGAACTCTCTTGAAGTCTTGATTAATCGAAGCAAAATTTCTGTAACAACTCTCCAAATTAACCCTTGCTTAAATAGTTTAATAATAAACACATATGCTGCTTCATTGAGTTGAGTCTCACAACTTCACAAGGCTGGCTGGCTTTTCATATTGTTCAATCAGGGTCTGTGAGTGACTCGTGCACCACTAAGCCATTATATCTTATCAATCACCGTACTTTGTTGCCTATATTCCAAGTAGATGAGATTGAAGAAATCATGCGCACCTTCACTCATCTTAGGATCTATTTGCATCTTGATGGGCTGGCTTCTTTGCATAATAATAGGCAACCTTTTCCAAGCAAAGGTTCTTTGCAGGAAAATGGCAACAAACTTTTCAGGCTTAAGGATGGT encodes the following:
- the LOC9267897 gene encoding uncharacterized protein produces the protein MSVGKKEMAPSKEDGAAAKGGARSYARCFSGLEFSVGPGSLRDADAGKLKSQIKKWAKAVVAYARQISFGSPRAAARSSSSRRAMSSTRGRDGHAEGGGGGGAATARSATFPSKSDLGEANNDEIVPAT